The following are encoded together in the Mammaliicoccus vitulinus genome:
- the icd gene encoding NADP-dependent isocitrate dehydrogenase, translated as MTAEKITTNQGVLNVPNNPIIPFIIGDGIGPDIWNAASRVLDAAVEKAYNGEKKIEWKEVLAGQKAFDETGEWLPNETLESIREYLIAIKGPLTTPIGGGIRSLNVALRQELDLFTCLRPVRWFKGVPSPVKRPEDTDMVIFRENTEDIYAGIEFQEGSDDVKKVVDFLQNEMGAKNIRFPETSGIGIKPVSKEGTERLVRAAINYAFDNNRRNLTLVHKGNIMKFTEGAFKQWGYDLAEREFGDRVFTWQQYDKIVEEQGKDAANKAQEKAEAEGKLLVKDSIADIFLQQILTRPAEFDVVATMNLNGDYISDALAAQVGGIGIAPGANINYETGHAIFEATHGTAPKYAGLDKVNPSSVLLSGVLMLEHLGWQEAADKITQSVEATIASKVVTYDFARLMDGATEVKSSEFADELIKNLP; from the coding sequence ATGACAGCAGAAAAAATCACTACAAACCAAGGCGTATTAAATGTTCCAAACAACCCAATCATACCGTTTATTATCGGAGACGGTATCGGACCAGATATCTGGAATGCAGCAAGTAGAGTATTAGATGCAGCAGTAGAAAAAGCGTATAACGGCGAAAAGAAAATCGAATGGAAAGAAGTTTTAGCTGGTCAAAAAGCATTCGATGAAACTGGCGAATGGTTACCAAATGAAACTTTAGAATCAATTAGAGAATACTTAATCGCTATTAAAGGGCCATTAACAACTCCAATCGGTGGAGGTATTCGTTCACTAAACGTTGCTTTACGTCAAGAGTTAGACTTATTTACTTGTTTACGTCCTGTACGTTGGTTTAAAGGTGTTCCTTCACCAGTGAAACGTCCAGAAGATACAGATATGGTTATCTTCCGTGAGAATACAGAAGATATTTATGCTGGTATAGAATTCCAAGAAGGCTCAGATGATGTTAAAAAAGTTGTAGACTTCTTACAAAATGAAATGGGAGCTAAAAACATTAGATTCCCAGAAACTTCAGGTATCGGTATTAAACCAGTTTCTAAAGAAGGTACTGAAAGATTAGTAAGAGCAGCTATTAACTATGCGTTCGATAATAATCGCAGAAATCTTACTTTAGTTCATAAAGGTAATATCATGAAATTTACTGAAGGTGCATTCAAACAATGGGGTTACGATTTAGCTGAACGTGAATTCGGAGATCGTGTATTCACTTGGCAACAATATGATAAAATTGTTGAAGAACAAGGTAAAGATGCAGCGAATAAAGCACAAGAGAAGGCTGAAGCAGAAGGTAAATTACTTGTTAAAGATTCTATTGCAGATATCTTCTTACAACAAATCTTAACTCGTCCAGCTGAATTTGATGTTGTTGCTACTATGAACTTGAATGGTGACTATATCTCTGATGCGTTAGCAGCTCAAGTTGGTGGTATTGGTATTGCACCAGGTGCGAATATTAACTACGAAACTGGACATGCTATTTTTGAAGCAACACATGGTACAGCTCCAAAATATGCTGGTTTAGATAAAGTGAATCCATCTTCAGTATTATTAAGTGGCGTATTAATGTTAGAACATTTAGGTTGGCAAGAAGCTGCAGATAAAATAACTCAATCTGTTGAAGCAACGATTGCTTCTAAAGTAGTAACATATGACTTTGCTCGTTTAATGGATGGCGCTACTGAAGTTAAATCTTCAGAGTTTGCTGACGAATTAATTAAAAATTTACCATAA
- the mdh gene encoding malate dehydrogenase, with protein sequence MTRKKISIIGAGFTGATAAFIAAQKELGDVVLVDMPQSEDPTKGKALDIAESAPVLGFDSKVIGTSNYEDTKDSDVVIITAGIARKPGMSRDDLVQTNQKVMKSVTEQIVKYSPNTIILVLTNPVDAMTYTVYKASGFPKERVIGQSGVLDTARFRTFVAEALGLSVKDVTGFVLGGHGDTMVPLIRYSAAGGVPLEKLLSQDKIKEIVDRTRKGGAEIVNLLGNGSAYYAPSAALIEMTEAILKDQKRVLPSIAYLEGEYGYEDIYLGVPTVLGANGIESIIELDLTDDEKQLLDESVESVKTVRDILQ encoded by the coding sequence ATGACAAGAAAAAAGATATCAATAATAGGAGCGGGATTCACTGGTGCAACAGCAGCTTTTATTGCAGCTCAAAAAGAGTTGGGTGACGTTGTTCTAGTCGATATGCCACAATCAGAAGATCCAACTAAAGGAAAAGCGCTCGATATTGCTGAAAGTGCACCTGTCTTAGGGTTTGATTCTAAAGTGATTGGTACATCTAATTATGAAGATACTAAAGATTCTGATGTTGTCATTATTACTGCTGGTATAGCGAGAAAACCTGGTATGTCTCGTGATGATTTAGTACAAACAAATCAAAAAGTTATGAAATCAGTAACAGAGCAGATTGTGAAATACTCGCCTAACACGATTATTTTAGTATTAACAAATCCAGTAGATGCGATGACGTATACTGTATATAAAGCATCAGGTTTCCCTAAAGAACGCGTTATCGGTCAGTCTGGTGTATTAGATACTGCTAGATTTAGAACGTTTGTTGCAGAAGCTTTAGGTTTATCTGTCAAAGACGTTACAGGTTTTGTATTAGGTGGACACGGAGATACAATGGTGCCTCTAATCAGATATTCTGCAGCTGGTGGTGTGCCATTAGAAAAATTATTATCTCAAGACAAAATTAAAGAGATCGTAGATAGAACTAGAAAAGGTGGCGCTGAAATCGTAAACCTTCTAGGAAATGGTTCAGCATATTATGCGCCTAGTGCAGCTTTAATAGAAATGACTGAAGCAATTTTGAAAGATCAAAAAAGAGTGTTGCCATCAATAGCTTATTTAGAAGGTGAGTATGGCTACGAAGATATATATTTAGGTGTACCTACAGTTTTAGGTGCCAACGGTATAGAAAGCATTATTGAATTAGACTTAACTGACGATGAGAAACAGTTATTGGACGAATCTGTAGAATCCGTCAAAACTGTTAGAGATATTTTGCAATAA
- a CDS encoding response regulator transcription factor, with product MSQKVLVVDDEQSIVTLLKYNIEQAGYQVIVAYDGVQALEKVNEEKPDLVVLDVMLPEKDGIEVCKTIRSDKNQVPILMLTAKDDEFDRVLGLELGADDYMTKPFSPREVVARVKAILRRVGLVESRNSDDDEDIVLGSIRIRPDFFEVYRNEELLELTPKEFELLLYLIERQGRVITREHMLNSVWNYEFAGDSRIVDVHISHLRDKLEENPKQPQFIKTVRGLGYKLERPKNND from the coding sequence ATGTCACAAAAAGTATTGGTAGTAGACGATGAACAATCAATCGTCACATTGCTGAAATATAATATAGAACAAGCTGGTTACCAAGTAATCGTAGCTTATGATGGTGTTCAAGCATTAGAGAAAGTGAACGAAGAGAAACCTGATTTAGTCGTATTAGATGTCATGTTACCTGAGAAAGACGGAATTGAAGTATGTAAAACGATTCGTTCTGATAAAAATCAAGTTCCTATTTTAATGCTTACTGCAAAAGATGACGAGTTTGATAGAGTATTAGGTCTAGAATTAGGTGCAGATGATTATATGACGAAACCTTTTTCACCTCGTGAAGTGGTTGCACGTGTTAAAGCTATTTTACGACGTGTCGGTCTAGTTGAAAGCCGTAACTCAGATGACGATGAAGATATTGTTTTGGGATCTATTAGAATTAGACCTGACTTTTTCGAAGTATACAGAAACGAAGAATTATTAGAATTAACACCGAAAGAATTTGAACTTTTACTTTATCTAATAGAAAGACAAGGTCGTGTCATAACACGTGAGCATATGTTAAATTCAGTGTGGAATTATGAATTTGCTGGTGACTCTAGAATAGTCGACGTACATATTAGTCATTTGAGGGATAAACTTGAAGAAAACCCTAAACAACCTCAATTTATTAAAACAGTTAGGGGTTTAGGCTATAAGTTAGAAAGACCAAAGAACAATGATTAA
- the pnpS gene encoding two-component system histidine kinase PnpS codes for MIKFYNKLLIILTTVTVVSFLILGFFLHNSSYDLISKQQQKSLKTESKNIYDIAKKNPKNIDEILDVFNQDIILEKNDKMIYHSNNVDTKLFKNEKEQALSDAKTFDEYFAVDKTDSEVMFAKKYGDYTIAIAKHTDTISIIQKDIWKYLLLVLFFTLPLIYFVVRYINTSYIHPIKEVTYATKLLASGKYRVRVPESNVKETKELFINTNELARTLDDLNNEQKLQRNRLETTLENIPSATLMVDREGVIVIANKTYHDLFDRVRNAEGQLFKDVMPNVEITQMMNEALKLEKPMFEQVELYINNVHNKFFEVSVIPVLSRKKRNLLGLVVVMHDITKLKKLEHMRKDFVANVSHELRTPITSIKGFAETLLDGAKNDPESLDMFLNIMLDESNRIQSLVQDLLDLSKIEQNDEIPKEPISLTEIAEHSINTVSTVATKKDIELVNKIDQNVVSLGDKDKMTQVMINLLSNAISYSPRSSQIILTVKDVGDGQIISVQDNGIGISEDEQKRIFERFYRVDKARSRDSGGTGLGLSITKHIIEAHNGQIKVESEVGQGSHFIVKLFNE; via the coding sequence ATGATTAAATTTTATAATAAATTATTAATTATACTTACAACGGTCACTGTTGTAAGTTTTCTTATATTAGGGTTTTTCCTACATAATTCTAGTTATGATTTAATTTCTAAACAGCAACAAAAATCATTAAAGACTGAATCTAAAAATATATATGATATTGCTAAAAAAAATCCGAAAAATATAGATGAAATATTAGATGTGTTTAATCAAGATATTATTTTAGAAAAAAATGATAAAATGATTTACCATTCTAATAATGTTGATACAAAACTATTTAAAAATGAAAAAGAACAAGCACTTTCAGATGCAAAAACTTTTGATGAGTATTTTGCTGTTGATAAAACAGATTCTGAAGTTATGTTTGCTAAAAAATATGGTGATTATACTATAGCTATAGCTAAACATACTGACACTATATCCATTATTCAAAAAGATATTTGGAAGTATTTATTGCTTGTCCTATTCTTTACGTTACCACTTATATATTTCGTAGTTAGGTATATCAATACATCTTATATTCATCCAATTAAAGAAGTGACATATGCCACAAAATTATTAGCGTCTGGAAAATATCGAGTTAGAGTTCCTGAAAGTAATGTTAAAGAAACTAAAGAATTGTTTATTAATACAAACGAACTTGCTAGAACTTTAGACGATTTAAATAATGAACAAAAATTACAAAGAAATAGATTAGAAACAACATTAGAAAATATACCTAGTGCCACTTTGATGGTAGATAGAGAAGGCGTAATCGTCATTGCGAACAAAACGTATCATGATTTATTTGATAGAGTAAGAAATGCTGAAGGTCAACTGTTTAAAGATGTTATGCCAAACGTTGAAATCACACAAATGATGAACGAGGCATTAAAATTAGAAAAACCTATGTTTGAACAAGTTGAACTCTATATTAACAATGTTCACAATAAATTCTTCGAAGTTTCAGTTATACCTGTATTATCTAGAAAAAAACGAAACTTGTTAGGTTTAGTAGTTGTTATGCATGATATAACAAAATTGAAAAAATTAGAGCATATGAGAAAAGATTTTGTTGCTAACGTTTCTCATGAATTGCGTACACCTATCACATCTATAAAAGGGTTTGCTGAAACATTGTTGGACGGTGCAAAAAATGATCCAGAATCATTAGATATGTTCTTAAATATTATGCTTGATGAGTCTAATAGGATTCAATCGCTTGTTCAAGATTTATTAGATTTGTCAAAAATAGAACAAAATGACGAAATACCTAAAGAACCTATATCTTTAACAGAAATAGCTGAACATTCCATAAATACGGTTTCAACCGTTGCAACGAAAAAAGATATAGAATTGGTTAACAAAATAGATCAAAATGTTGTTTCATTAGGTGATAAAGATAAAATGACACAAGTTATGATTAATTTATTATCAAATGCTATTAGTTATTCACCGAGATCAAGCCAAATCATCTTAACGGTTAAGGATGTAGGAGATGGACAAATTATTTCAGTTCAAGACAATGGTATCGGAATATCAGAAGATGAACAAAAACGAATATTCGAAAGATTTTATAGAGTGGATAAAGCAAGAAGTAGAGATTCAGGTGGAACAGGACTTGGATTATCGATTACAAAGCATATAATTGAAGCACACAATGGACAAATTAAAGTGGAATCAGAAGTTGGACAAGGTTCTCATTTTATCGTGAAGCTATTTAACGAATAA
- the polA gene encoding DNA polymerase I, whose translation MEKLVLIDGNSLSFRAFFALPLLTNKAGVYTNAIYGFTMILDKIIKEEAPTHFMVAFDAGKTTFRNNMYSEYKGGREKTPDELRSQLPYIRQLVESYHIKHYELENYEADDIIGTLSKQADEKNLKTIIITGDRDLTQLASENVTIYYTKKGVTDIDHYTPDFIAEKYDGLVPNQIIDMKGLMGDKSDNIPGVPGIGEKTAIKLLKQYETVEGVYQNIDELKTSKMKEKLIDNEDNAKLSKELATINRDSPIEVTIEDLKLTDDNDEEKIKLFKTLEFKQLLDQMDASTEAYDDRVIEYQEHLNDFDFENITEAAIHFETNENNYLKADVLGFAIHANDQAYVVSAEELKENKALHAWLENENVHFSVYDAKKTIILCERLGIKVNGIQFDTMLASYILDPSRTIEDIYSVVSEFGVYYVPNDESIYGKGKKLHVPENEFLFESIAKKVTAIYESKEKMIELLKERDQFSLHDDLELPLARVLAEMEHIGITVDKETLKEMQEDLKTRLDKLIEQIHSHAGTEFNINSPKQLGVVLFEDLKLPIIKKTKTGYSTAVDVLEQLRNEHPIIEDILVYRQLAKLQSTYIEGLQKMITSEGKIHTRFNQTLAQTGRLSSIEPNLQNIPIRLEEGRKIRKAFRPSKENHVIFAADYSQIELRVLADITGDEHMKEAFTANEDIHTTTAMRVFNVDKDEVTSNMRRQAKAVNFGIVYGISDYGLSQSLGITRKAAKKFIDDYLDSFPKVKEYMDTIVQDAKQKGYVETLLHRRRYTPDITNRNFNLRSFAERTAMNTPIQGSAADIIKLAMVQFSNKMKETAFNAKLLLQVHDELIFEVPEEELEAFKPFVEDIMDNALELSVPLSVESSYGETWYDAK comes from the coding sequence GTGGAAAAATTGGTACTTATCGATGGTAATAGTTTATCATTTAGAGCGTTTTTTGCATTGCCCTTATTAACAAATAAAGCAGGCGTTTATACAAATGCAATTTACGGCTTTACGATGATTTTAGATAAAATTATAAAAGAAGAGGCGCCTACGCATTTCATGGTTGCGTTTGATGCAGGGAAGACAACGTTTAGAAATAATATGTATAGCGAATATAAAGGTGGTCGTGAGAAGACACCTGATGAATTAAGAAGCCAATTACCATATATCCGTCAGTTGGTAGAGAGCTATCATATTAAACATTATGAGTTAGAAAATTATGAAGCGGATGACATCATTGGTACACTTTCTAAACAAGCTGACGAGAAAAATTTAAAGACAATCATTATTACGGGTGATCGTGACTTAACACAGTTAGCGAGTGAAAATGTAACGATTTATTATACTAAAAAAGGTGTAACTGACATTGATCATTATACGCCTGATTTTATTGCGGAAAAATATGATGGTTTAGTACCAAACCAAATTATTGATATGAAAGGTCTCATGGGAGACAAGTCTGATAATATTCCTGGTGTTCCTGGAATTGGAGAAAAGACTGCTATTAAATTATTGAAACAGTATGAAACAGTAGAAGGTGTTTATCAAAATATTGATGAATTAAAAACATCTAAAATGAAAGAAAAACTTATAGATAATGAAGATAATGCGAAGCTAAGTAAAGAGCTTGCAACAATTAATAGAGATAGTCCAATAGAAGTAACGATAGAAGACTTAAAGTTAACTGACGATAACGATGAAGAAAAGATTAAACTATTTAAAACTTTAGAATTCAAACAGTTGCTTGATCAAATGGATGCAAGTACTGAAGCTTATGATGATCGCGTAATAGAATATCAAGAACATTTAAATGATTTTGATTTTGAAAATATTACTGAAGCTGCTATACATTTTGAAACTAATGAAAATAACTATTTAAAAGCTGATGTTCTTGGCTTTGCGATTCATGCTAACGATCAAGCTTATGTTGTTTCGGCAGAAGAATTAAAAGAAAATAAAGCATTACATGCTTGGTTAGAAAATGAAAATGTTCATTTTTCAGTTTATGATGCTAAAAAGACGATTATATTGTGTGAAAGATTAGGTATTAAAGTGAATGGCATTCAATTTGATACGATGTTAGCGAGTTATATATTAGATCCTTCAAGAACAATTGAAGATATTTATTCTGTTGTATCAGAATTTGGTGTTTATTACGTACCTAACGATGAAAGTATATATGGCAAAGGTAAGAAATTGCATGTTCCTGAAAACGAATTTCTTTTTGAAAGTATTGCCAAAAAAGTGACTGCAATATATGAGTCAAAAGAAAAAATGATTGAATTGCTCAAAGAAAGAGATCAATTTAGTCTTCATGATGATTTAGAGTTGCCATTAGCTAGAGTGTTAGCTGAAATGGAACATATCGGTATTACAGTCGATAAAGAGACGTTAAAAGAAATGCAAGAAGACTTAAAAACACGACTTGATAAATTAATTGAACAAATTCACAGTCATGCTGGAACTGAATTTAATATAAATTCACCTAAACAGTTAGGTGTCGTATTATTTGAAGATTTAAAATTACCTATTATTAAAAAAACAAAGACTGGGTACTCTACAGCAGTTGATGTTTTAGAACAATTAAGAAATGAACACCCAATTATTGAAGATATTTTAGTGTATAGACAACTTGCTAAGTTGCAATCGACTTATATCGAAGGTTTACAAAAAATGATTACTTCTGAAGGTAAAATTCACACGAGATTTAACCAAACATTGGCTCAAACTGGTAGATTAAGTTCAATAGAACCTAACTTACAAAATATACCGATAAGACTAGAAGAAGGCAGAAAGATTAGAAAAGCATTTCGTCCTAGCAAAGAAAATCACGTTATATTCGCTGCCGACTATTCACAAATTGAATTGCGTGTCTTAGCTGATATAACTGGTGACGAACATATGAAAGAAGCCTTTACTGCAAATGAAGATATTCATACAACTACTGCAATGCGTGTGTTTAACGTAGATAAAGATGAAGTAACGTCGAATATGAGAAGACAAGCAAAAGCAGTAAACTTTGGTATTGTATATGGCATCAGTGATTATGGTTTAAGCCAAAGTCTAGGCATTACGAGAAAAGCTGCTAAGAAGTTTATAGATGATTATTTAGATAGTTTTCCTAAAGTAAAAGAATATATGGATACTATTGTTCAAGATGCTAAACAAAAAGGTTATGTTGAAACATTGCTTCATAGACGTAGATATACGCCAGATATTACGAATAGAAACTTTAATTTAAGAAGTTTTGCTGAAAGAACAGCAATGAATACACCTATTCAAGGTAGTGCAGCTGATATTATCAAATTAGCTATGGTTCAATTTTCTAATAAAATGAAAGAAACTGCCTTTAATGCTAAATTATTATTACAAGTGCACGATGAATTAATTTTTGAAGTACCTGAAGAGGAACTAGAAGCATTTAAACCATTTGTAGAAGACATCATGGATAATGCTCTCGAATTATCTGTACCTTTAAGTGTAGAGTCTAGTTATGGTGAAACTTGGTACGATGCAAAATAA
- the mutM gene encoding bifunctional DNA-formamidopyrimidine glycosylase/DNA-(apurinic or apyrimidinic site) lyase, whose protein sequence is MPELPEVESVKRVITPKILGATIQKVTFSDKVKIGKEIGKETIVKGTSLELFKERTEHYKIASVYRRSKYIFIEIENEQDNKIIMCHFGMTGAFFTVPDLSNIEIDNHRKHWHVIFELDNGLQLIYTDIRRFGELRALDELTEYPSVLKIAPEPFVQEAYEHYLDKITSKKFMNKPIKVAILDHTVIAGCGNIYACEALLRAGVLPTRTVKDLSQEERKNVFDEVVNVLQEGIENGGSSISDYYNADGEKGTMQDKHNIYGKKVCGQCGGPVEQKVIATRNTHYCPNCQK, encoded by the coding sequence ATGCCAGAATTACCAGAAGTTGAAAGTGTTAAAAGAGTCATCACACCTAAAATATTAGGTGCGACGATACAAAAAGTAACTTTTTCAGATAAAGTTAAAATTGGAAAAGAAATCGGTAAAGAAACAATTGTTAAGGGAACTTCTTTAGAATTATTTAAAGAAAGAACTGAACATTATAAAATTGCCAGTGTATATAGAAGAAGTAAATATATTTTTATAGAAATTGAGAATGAACAAGATAACAAAATTATTATGTGTCATTTTGGTATGACTGGCGCTTTCTTTACCGTTCCTGACTTATCTAATATTGAAATAGATAATCATAGAAAGCATTGGCATGTCATTTTTGAACTAGATAATGGTTTACAACTTATTTATACAGATATACGCAGATTTGGTGAGTTAAGAGCATTGGATGAGTTAACTGAATATCCATCTGTACTTAAAATCGCACCAGAGCCTTTTGTTCAAGAGGCGTATGAACATTATCTCGACAAAATCACATCAAAGAAATTTATGAACAAGCCAATCAAAGTTGCTATTTTAGACCATACAGTTATTGCTGGTTGTGGAAATATTTATGCTTGTGAAGCTTTGCTAAGAGCAGGTGTGTTACCAACGAGAACGGTAAAAGATTTAAGTCAAGAAGAGCGAAAAAATGTATTTGATGAAGTGGTCAATGTTTTACAAGAAGGTATAGAAAACGGTGGATCGAGTATATCGGATTATTATAATGCTGATGGTGAAAAAGGAACGATGCAAGATAAGCATAATATATACGGTAAAAAGGTTTGTGGTCAATGTGGAGGCCCAGTAGAACAAAAAGTGATCGCAACTAGAAATACGCATTATTGTCCAAATTGTCAAAAGTAG
- the coaE gene encoding dephospho-CoA kinase (Dephospho-CoA kinase (CoaE) performs the final step in coenzyme A biosynthesis.): MASVIGLTGGIATGKSTASNILKERGFYIVDADIASRKAVAKGSTGLKQVQEVFGDQAIIDGEMNRQYVGSVVFKDEAMRLKLNNIIHPIVRDIMDAEKKFGLEKGKKVIMDIPLLFENKLQDTVDETWLVYTTEETQISRLKQRNQLSDDEATSRIQSQMPIEEKKQLADEIIDNNGTLEELAQNIETLIESKHL, encoded by the coding sequence ATGGCGAGTGTAATAGGGTTAACAGGTGGAATTGCCACTGGAAAATCGACCGCTTCAAACATATTAAAAGAGCGTGGATTTTATATAGTAGATGCAGATATCGCAAGTCGAAAAGCTGTCGCAAAAGGTAGTACAGGACTTAAACAAGTACAAGAAGTATTCGGTGATCAAGCAATAATAGATGGAGAAATGAATAGGCAATATGTAGGATCGGTAGTTTTTAAAGACGAAGCGATGCGACTAAAGCTCAATAATATCATCCATCCAATTGTTAGAGACATTATGGATGCAGAAAAGAAATTCGGATTAGAAAAAGGTAAAAAGGTAATTATGGATATACCTTTACTGTTCGAAAACAAATTACAAGATACAGTAGATGAAACGTGGTTAGTTTATACTACAGAAGAAACGCAAATTTCTCGTCTGAAACAACGCAACCAATTGAGTGACGACGAAGCAACTTCTAGAATACAATCACAAATGCCAATTGAAGAAAAAAAACAATTAGCAGATGAAATAATAGATAATAATGGAACATTAGAAGAATTAGCACAAAATATAGAAACATTAATTGAAAGCAAGCATTTATGA
- a CDS encoding glyceraldehyde-3-phosphate dehydrogenase, translating into MKKNIAINGLGRIGRMVLRGSLKSDYLNIVAINASYPPETIAHLIKYDSTHGKLDGDIEAVEDGIVINGHKILLVSERDPKLLPWRTLGIDIVIEATGKFNHGDKAISHIDAGAKKVILTGPSKGGQVQTIVRGVNDDSLDLKEYDIISNASCTTNCLSPVAKVLNDSFGIENGLMTTVHAFTNDQKNLDNPHKDLRRARSCADSIIPTSTGAAKALSLVLPELEGKMHGMALRVPTSNVSLVDLVVDLKTDVTVEDVNDALRRSSKGALKGIMDVSDEPLVSIDFNTNPHSAIVDEQSTMVIGSNKVKVLAWYDNEWGYSMRVVELAEQVANILSEVKEQKIS; encoded by the coding sequence ATGAAGAAAAATATTGCAATTAATGGTTTAGGAAGAATTGGAAGAATGGTATTAAGAGGTTCACTTAAATCAGATTATTTAAACATTGTGGCTATTAATGCTTCTTACCCACCTGAAACAATTGCACATTTAATAAAATATGATTCAACACATGGTAAATTAGATGGCGATATTGAAGCGGTTGAAGATGGTATTGTTATAAATGGTCATAAAATATTACTTGTTTCTGAAAGAGATCCTAAATTATTACCATGGAGAACTTTAGGTATTGATATTGTTATTGAAGCGACTGGCAAGTTTAATCATGGAGATAAAGCTATCTCTCATATTGATGCTGGTGCTAAAAAGGTTATACTAACTGGACCTTCTAAAGGTGGACAAGTTCAAACAATCGTTAGAGGGGTGAATGATGATTCGCTTGATTTAAAAGAGTATGACATTATTTCTAATGCGTCATGTACGACAAATTGTTTAAGCCCAGTTGCAAAAGTTCTTAATGATTCATTTGGTATTGAAAATGGATTGATGACAACAGTGCACGCTTTCACGAATGATCAAAAAAATCTAGATAATCCTCATAAAGATTTAAGAAGAGCACGTTCTTGTGCAGATAGTATCATACCTACATCGACAGGCGCAGCGAAAGCTTTATCATTAGTACTTCCTGAATTGGAAGGCAAGATGCATGGTATGGCATTAAGAGTACCAACTTCGAATGTCTCTCTAGTAGATTTAGTTGTAGATTTGAAAACAGATGTAACTGTCGAAGATGTAAATGATGCTTTACGTCGTTCAAGTAAAGGTGCATTAAAAGGTATTATGGATGTGAGTGATGAACCACTTGTTTCTATAGACTTCAACACAAATCCTCATTCAGCAATTGTTGATGAACAATCTACAATGGTTATTGGCTCAAATAAAGTTAAAGTGTTAGCTTGGTATGATAACGAGTGGGGCTACTCAATGAGAGTTGTTGAATTAGCTGAACAAGTTGCTAATATACTATCAGAAGTTAAAGAACAAAAAATTTCATAA
- the nrdR gene encoding transcriptional regulator NrdR gives MRCPNCKYENSKVVDSRHADDLTAIRRRRECESCGFRFTTFERVELTPLIVVKKDGARQTFNRDKILNGLVRSCEKRPVAYQKLEEITNQVEKELRSEGITEVSSNDIGEKVMEHLMEVDQVSYVRFASVYREFKDVDQLLKSMQGILKDRK, from the coding sequence ATGAGGTGTCCTAATTGTAAATATGAAAATTCTAAAGTAGTAGACTCTAGACACGCTGATGATTTAACTGCGATTAGAAGAAGAAGAGAATGTGAATCATGTGGATTTCGTTTCACAACTTTTGAAAGAGTAGAACTAACACCTTTAATTGTTGTTAAAAAAGATGGTGCTAGACAAACTTTTAATAGAGATAAAATATTGAACGGACTCGTTCGTTCATGTGAAAAAAGACCTGTGGCTTACCAAAAGCTTGAAGAAATTACAAATCAAGTAGAAAAAGAATTGAGATCTGAAGGTATAACAGAAGTATCTTCTAACGATATAGGTGAAAAAGTAATGGAACACTTAATGGAAGTGGATCAAGTTTCATATGTAAGGTTCGCTTCAGTATATAGAGAATTTAAAGATGTAGATCAATTATTAAAATCGATGCAAGGAATATTGAAAGACCGAAAGTAA